A part of Xenopus tropicalis strain Nigerian chromosome 4, UCB_Xtro_10.0, whole genome shotgun sequence genomic DNA contains:
- the rpn1 gene encoding dolichyl-diphosphooligosaccharide--protein glycosyltransferase subunit 1 precursor → MERSAGFFLCFIAAIAVSSRAQDLVNEDVKRTVDLSSHLAKVTAEVTISNPGPGAVHSFLLALEPELGSRLAYLGVKGEDEEDGALEIQETKVKGKSGMQYTVRFGSSLAPGAKTKVTVETVFTHVLQPYPTQITQAEKQFVTFEGNHYFFSPYPTKSQTTRVKLASRNVETYTKLGNPTRSEDLIEYGPFKDIAPWSQDLLKVHYENNSPFLTITSMTRLIEVSHWGNIAVEETVDLKHTGAYLKGPFSRYDYQRQPDSGISSVKSFKTILPAAAQDVYYRDEIGNISTSHLLILDDSVEMEIRPRFPLFGGWKTHYIIGYNLPSYEYLYNLGDQYALKMRFIDHVFDDQVVDSLTVKIVLPEGAKNVHVDNPYDINRAPDELHYTYLDTFGRTVIVAHKNNLVEQHIQDIVVHYSFNKILMLQEPLLVVGAFYILFFTVILYVRLDFSITKDPAAEARMKAACITEQILTLVNKRLGLYRHFDEAVNKYKLSRDIATLNSGKKTLETEHKNLTNEIASLQSKLKAEGSDLCDKVAEIQKLDSQVKEIVLKSSSEAERLVSGKLKKETYIENEKQHSSRRQELVNKIDNILVGL, encoded by the exons ATGGAGCGCTCAGCCGGTTTCTTCCTTTGCTTCATAGCAGCCATCGCTGTCTCCTCCAGGGCGCAGGACTTGGTGAATGAAGATGTCAAGCGCACAGTGGATCTGAGCAGCCATTTAGCTAAAGTGACGGCGGAGGTTACCATTTCCAACCCGGGACCGGGCGCCGTTCATTCCTTTCTCCTGGCTCTGGAGCCGGAGCTGGGCAGCCGTCTGGCCTACCTTGGG GTGAAAGGGGAGGATGAAGAAGATGGAGCCCTTGAAATACAAGAGACAAAAGTGAAAGGCAAAAG TGGAATGCAATACACAGTGCGTTTTGGATCCTCTCTTGCCCCCGGAGCCAAAACCAAAGTGACTGTTGAGACCGTCTTTACACACGTGCTTCAGCCCTATCCCACCCAGATAACACAGGCTGAGAAGCAGTTTGTCACTTTTGAAGGGAACCATTATTTCTTCTCACCTTACCCAACCAAGTCCCAGACCACACGCGTCAAGCTCGCCTCTAGGAATGTGGAGACTTACACCAAGCTTGGAAACCCTACCAGATCCGAGGACCTCATAGAATATGGTCCATTTAAGGATATTGCACCTTGGAGCCag GACCTCTTAAAAGTTCACTATGAGAACAACAGCCCTTTCCTAACAATCACTAGCATGACACGTTTGATTGAGGTCTCCCACTGGGGTAACATTGCTGTGGAAGAGACGGTTGACTTGAAACACACCGGCGCATATCTGAAAGGGCCCTTTTCTAGATATGATTACCAGCGCCAGCCAGACAGTGGCATTTCATCGGTCAAATCCTTTAAG ACTATACTTCCTGCTGCTGCCCAAGATGTTTATTACAGGGATGAGATTGGGAACATTTCTACAAGCCATTTGTTAATCCTCGATGACTCTGTGGAGATGGAGATCCGTCCCAGGTTCCCACTTTTTGGTGGATGGAAAACCCATTATATTATTGGATATAACCTTCCAAGTTATGAGTATCTTTACAATCTTG GTGACCAGTATGCCTTGAAGATGAGGTTTATTGATCATGTGTTTGATGACCAAGTTGTGGATTCACTAACTGTTAAGATAGTCTTGCCAGAAGGTGCCAA AAACGTCCATGTGGATAACCCCTATGATATAAACCGTGCCCCTGATGAGCTGCACTACACTTACCTGGACACATTTGGCCGAACAGTCATTGTAGCTCATAAGAACAATCTGGTTGAGCAGCATATACAAGACATTGTGGTTCATTACTCCTTCAACAAGATCCTAATGTTGCAGGAACCACTGCTGGTTGTGGGAGCATTCTACATCTTGTTTTTCACTGTCATTCTCTATGTGAGGCTGGATTTCTCCATCACGAAG GATCCAGCAGCAGAGGCCAGGATGAAAGCTGCCTGCATCACTGAGCAGATTCTCACTCTTGTAAATAAGAGACTTGGCCTGTACCGTCACTTTGATGAAGCTGTCAATAAGTATAAGCTGTCTCGGGATATAGCCACCTTAAACAGCGGCAAGAAGACACTAGAGACCGAACACAAGAACCTGACCAATGAAATTGCTTCATTACAGTCCAAACTTAAAGCTGAAGGCTCTGATCTGTGTGATAAG GTGGCAGAAATTCAGAAGCTGGACTCCCAGGTGAAGGAGATTGTGTTGAAATCCTCCTCTGAAGCCGAACGTCTGGTTTCTGGGAAACTGAAAAAGGAAACTTACATTGAGAACGAGAAGCAGCACTCAAGCCGGAGGCAGGAGCTGGTCAACAAAATAGACAACATTCTTGTTGGCTTGTAA